One window of Syngnathus acus chromosome 16, fSynAcu1.2, whole genome shotgun sequence genomic DNA carries:
- the gpd1l gene encoding glycerol-3-phosphate dehydrogenase 1-like protein, which produces MASPLKVCIVGSGNWGSAIARIIGNNARSLQRFATTVKMWVFEENINGRKLTDIINTEHENVKYLPGYKLPDNVVAVPQLRDAAEGADLLVFVVPHQFIRKLCDELMGCVPTKARGITLIKGIDEGPEGLKLISDIIREKMGIDVSVLMGANIANEVAAEKFCETTIGSKILENGQLFKELLQTPNFRITVVDDADTVELCGALKNIVAVGAGFCDGLRCGDNTKAAVIRLGLMEMIAFAKLFSKDDTVSTATFLESCGVADLITTCYGGRNRRVAEAFATTGKTIEELEKEMLNGQKLQGPATSAEVYHILKQKGLVDKFPLFSAVYHICFEGKPVQEMISCLQSHPEHM; this is translated from the exons ATGGCGTCTCCGCTCAAAGTTTGCATTGTCGGATCCGGAAACTG gGGCTCAGCCATTGCTAGGATCATTGGAAATAATGCCAGGTCACTGCAGCGTTTTGCAACCACAGTGAAGATGTGGGtgtttgaagaaaatattAATGGCCGAAAACTCACTGACATTATAAACACTGAGCATGAGAATGTCAAGTACCTGCCTGGATACAAACTGCCGGATAATGTG GTGGCTGTTCCTCAGCTCCGTGATGCTGCCGAGGGAGCAGACCTTCTGGTGTTTGTGGTGCCCCACCAGTTCATCAGAAAACTGTGTGATGAATTGATGGGCTGCGTTCCAACCAAAGCTCGGGGAATCACACTAATAAAG ggcaTAGATGAAGGTCCTGAGGGCCTCAAGCTGATATCTGACATCATTAGAGAGAAGATGGGCATTGATGTCAGTGTTCTCATGGGTGCAAACATTGCCAATGAAGTAGCAGCTGAGAAGTTCTGCGAAACCACTATCg GCAGTAAAATTCTGGAGAATGGGCAACTTTTCAAAGAGCTCCTGCAGACTCCCAACTTCCGGATCACAGTGGTGGATGATGCAGATACTGTGGAGTTGTGCGGAGCTTTGAAG AACATTGTGGCGGTGGGTGCAGGTTTCTGCGATGGACTGCGTTGCGGCGACAACACCAAGGCGGCCGTGATTCGTCTAGGCCTGATGGAAATGATAGCTTTCGCCAAACTCTTCTCTAAGGATGACACGGTTTCCACAGCAACCTTCTTGGAGAGTTGCGGTGTCGCCGACCTTATCACGACCTGCTACGGCGGCCGCAACCGACGGGTGGCAGAGGCTTTTGCCACGACAGGGAAG ACCATTGAGGAACTGGAGAAGGAGATGCTGAATGGTCAGAAGCTCCAAGGTCCTGCCACCTCAGCTGAGGTTTACCACATACTCAAGCAGAAGGGACTGGTGGACAA GTTTCCTCTTTTTTCAGCGGTCtatcacatttgttttgaggGCAAACCAGTCCAGGAAATGATCTCTTGTCTGCAGAGCCACCCAGAGCACATGTGA
- the tcaim gene encoding T-cell activation inhibitor, mitochondrial isoform X1, translated as MSVHCLLRCTIRLERKHVATHLFLQRALSGADAVNALRPFYFAVHPDFFGQYPMEREVNENSLKRLNGYLESLLKPGLRSVQPTRLTFYVRETKDSSEAQQDLLTSGFRSVSFVLHTNDVLSTVTNVLKSCSLPMEHMKELEAVAKSSPSPAEAAIPFYRPIKWDKSYYTFTGFRDPEEELQQAARVQPTLNIWLQNNEPEATKKHNDSLPRRGELKRLKEELCRKFALADIRWQRSWGVAHRCAQLQSLNRLAVQNPEAMRNLQGHAVVFADQSGMNASGHVMLGTMDVHHQWTKLFQQLPAFHVLQQQTEWLKERISLLLGGTRVIHAERLGPVEPITELYSTLNTFHNNLISQRLCLHPRSLEGLNMILEKGRSSPSLHKMGHFIIPANCDLPKLQVFLQSHAPNARQHTQRKKMLQAEEEALMKMCLQSLSLQGLSKEPSVTSSQMILCCKRLLELHSPLMLGLHICVSHFYSVMQDGDLCIPWDWKG; from the exons ATGTCTGTCCACTGCCTCCTGCGCTGCACCATCAG GctggaaagaaaacatgtAGCCACACATTTGTTCCTGCAGCGAGCTCTGTCTGGAGCGGACGCCGTCAATGCTCTCAGACCATTTTACTTTGCCGTCCATCCTGACTTCTTTGGCCAGTATCCCATGGAGCGG GAAGTGAATGAAAATTCCTTAAAGAGGTTAAATGGCTATTTGGAAAGTCTTCTGAAACCGGGCTTGCGTTCAGTTCAACCAACGAGGCTCACCTTTTATGTGAGAGAGACGAAAGACAGCAGTGAGGCGCAGCAAGATCTCCTCACCTCAG GGTTCCGTTCAGTGAGCTTTGTCTTGCATACCAACGATGTCCTGAGCACAGTGACGAATGTGTTAAAGTCCTGCAGTCTGCCCATGGAGCACATGAAGGAACTTGAAGCAGTTGCTAAATCTTCCCCAAGTCCAGCTGAAGCCGCCATTCCTTTCTACAGACCCATCAAGTGGGATAAGAGCTACTATACCTTCACTGGCTTCAGAGACCCTGAGGAGGAGCTGCAACAGGCCGCAAGAGTTCAGCCTACTCTCAA TATATGGCTTCAAAACAATGAGCCAGAGGCGACGAAGAAGCACAATGATAGTCTTCCTCGAAGAGGAGAACTCAAACGGTTGAAGGAGGAACTGTGCCGCAAATTTGCTCTGGCTGACATCAG gtggcagcgcagttgGGGAGTGGCCCACAGGTGCGCTCAGCTTCAGAGTCTCAATCGACTGGCTGTGCAGAATCCAGAGGCCATGCGCAACCTACAAG GTCATGCTGTTGTGTTTGCTGACCAATCAGGGATGAATGCCTCCGGCCATGTCATGCTGGGAACTATGGATGTTCACCATCAGTGGACCAAA CTATTTCAACAGCTTCCCGCCTTCCACGTCCTCCAGCAGCAAACAGAGTGGCTCAAGGAGAGGATCAGTCTCCTCCTTGGTGGGACTCGGGTCATTCACGCCGAGAGGCTGGGACCGGTGGAGCCCATCACAGAGCTCTACAGCACCCTCAACACCTTCCATAACAATCTGATATCACAGAGGCTTTGCCTACACCCCAGAAGCCTTGAGGGGCTCAACATGATATTGGAGAA AGGCCGCTCTAGTCCTAGTCTTCATAAGATGGGCCACTTCATCATACCTGCCAACTGTGACCTGCCCAAGCTGCAGGTTTTCCTCCAGAGCCACGCACCTAATGccagacaacacacacaacgtaaaaaaat GCTGCaggcagaggaagaggctTTGATGAAAATGTGTCTCCAAAGTCTTTCTCTTCAGGGTCTTTCCAAAGAGCCCAGTGTCACCTCAAGCCAGATGATTCTTTGTTGTAAAAGGTTG
- the tcaim gene encoding T-cell activation inhibitor, mitochondrial isoform X2, whose amino-acid sequence MLSDHFTLPSILTSLASIPWSGPIKWDKSYYTFTGFRDPEEELQQAARVQPTLNIWLQNNEPEATKKHNDSLPRRGELKRLKEELCRKFALADIRWQRSWGVAHRCAQLQSLNRLAVQNPEAMRNLQGHAVVFADQSGMNASGHVMLGTMDVHHQWTKLFQQLPAFHVLQQQTEWLKERISLLLGGTRVIHAERLGPVEPITELYSTLNTFHNNLISQRLCLHPRSLEGLNMILEKGRSSPSLHKMGHFIIPANCDLPKLQVFLQSHAPNARQHTQRKKMLQAEEEALMKMCLQSLSLQGLSKEPSVTSSQMILCCKRLLELHSPLMLGLHICVSHFYSVMQDGDLCIPWDWKG is encoded by the exons ATGCTCTCAGACCATTTTACTTTGCCGTCCATCCTGACTTCTTTGGCCAGTATCCCATGGAGCGG ACCCATCAAGTGGGATAAGAGCTACTATACCTTCACTGGCTTCAGAGACCCTGAGGAGGAGCTGCAACAGGCCGCAAGAGTTCAGCCTACTCTCAA TATATGGCTTCAAAACAATGAGCCAGAGGCGACGAAGAAGCACAATGATAGTCTTCCTCGAAGAGGAGAACTCAAACGGTTGAAGGAGGAACTGTGCCGCAAATTTGCTCTGGCTGACATCAG gtggcagcgcagttgGGGAGTGGCCCACAGGTGCGCTCAGCTTCAGAGTCTCAATCGACTGGCTGTGCAGAATCCAGAGGCCATGCGCAACCTACAAG GTCATGCTGTTGTGTTTGCTGACCAATCAGGGATGAATGCCTCCGGCCATGTCATGCTGGGAACTATGGATGTTCACCATCAGTGGACCAAA CTATTTCAACAGCTTCCCGCCTTCCACGTCCTCCAGCAGCAAACAGAGTGGCTCAAGGAGAGGATCAGTCTCCTCCTTGGTGGGACTCGGGTCATTCACGCCGAGAGGCTGGGACCGGTGGAGCCCATCACAGAGCTCTACAGCACCCTCAACACCTTCCATAACAATCTGATATCACAGAGGCTTTGCCTACACCCCAGAAGCCTTGAGGGGCTCAACATGATATTGGAGAA AGGCCGCTCTAGTCCTAGTCTTCATAAGATGGGCCACTTCATCATACCTGCCAACTGTGACCTGCCCAAGCTGCAGGTTTTCCTCCAGAGCCACGCACCTAATGccagacaacacacacaacgtaaaaaaat GCTGCaggcagaggaagaggctTTGATGAAAATGTGTCTCCAAAGTCTTTCTCTTCAGGGTCTTTCCAAAGAGCCCAGTGTCACCTCAAGCCAGATGATTCTTTGTTGTAAAAGGTTG